In Primulina eburnea isolate SZY01 chromosome 14, ASM2296580v1, whole genome shotgun sequence, the following proteins share a genomic window:
- the LOC140811306 gene encoding polygalacturonase-1 non-catalytic subunit beta-like, which translates to MGHSFATFLALFPFLLYTTSAISKTFTPPSASDQIKFWSENVQNEMPKTILKKLSPLTQDDCKYYTNMISNNVKFSADSDFCSIAKLACSSGLEYGLLEKRRNIYVDEYQENKGLDRKISEADVFSFFRLSMLKNGNMVHLPNLEESLPDRAFLPSQIASKITLNIKEMAKLFPGVTKETIEKTLFYCNAAAIKGEVRSCPKSLEEMINFSKSALGGKKLISLSSKSTQGSNTELMIKNFKKLNTDKIVACHEVFLPFAAYFCHSLSSTNLYSVDLVEPKTGAPVNTLLAICHMDTSPFPENHVVFKILKLKPGQGEACHWFTQIDLAWMLDTESM; encoded by the coding sequence ATGGGTCATTCCTTTGCTACTTTCCTTGCTCTGTTCCCCTTCCTGCTCTACACCACTTCAGCAATTTCAAAAACATTTACTCCCCCTTCTGCTTCAGACCAAATCAAATTTTGGTCTGAAAATGTGCAAAACGAAATGCCAAAAACCATTCTCAAGAAACTTTCACCTTTGACTCAAGATGACTGCAAATATTACACCAACATGATATCCAACAACGTTAAATTCTCTGCagattctgatttctgttcgatCGCAAAACTAGCATGTAGCTCTGGGCTTGAATATGGCTTGCTAGAAAAAAGAAGAAATATATACGTAGATGAATATCAAGAAAATAAAGGTCTTGATCGAAAGATTAGTGAAGCTGATGTATTTTCATTCTTCAGGCTTTCAATGCTCAAGAATGGGAACATGGTTCACCTCCCAAACTTGGAGGAATCGCTCCCAGACCGTGCATTTCTCCCCTCTCAGATTGCATCTAAAATAACCTTGAACATCAAAGAGATGGCCAAATTATTCCCTGGAGTAACCAAAGAAACCATTGAAAAGACTCTTTTTTACTGCAACGCAGCAGCGATAAAGGGTGAAGTGAGAAGCTGCCCAAAATCTCTAGAGGAAATGATAAACTTCTCAAAGTCAGCTCTAGGCGGGAAAAAGTTAATATCCTTATCGTCCAAGAGCACCCAAGGATCGAATACCGAACTTATGATCAAGAACTTTAAAAAGTTAAATACCGATAAAATCGTAGCCTGCCACGAGGTTTTTCTTCCCTTTGCAGCTTATTTCTGCCATTCTTTGTCCTCCACTAATTTGTATTCCGTGGATTTAGTCGAGCCTAAGACCGGAGCTCCGGTGAATACCCTTCTTGCTATATGTCACATGGATACTTCTCCATTTCCAGAGAATCACGTAGTCTTTAAGATACTGAAACTCAAACCTGGACAAGGCGAGGCATGCCACTGGTTCACCCAAATTGATCTTGCATGGATGCTCGACACTGAGTCAATGTGA